A window from Nitrosopumilus adriaticus encodes these proteins:
- a CDS encoding PEFG-CTERM sorting domain-containing protein, with protein sequence MLSLKKFSVIVLVMCLVFPASNVYGHGFGIETISAIDVQGKNLSISVEMPMYFENAQEQITITATEDKTKENAKNVTFLIGLFHENEMIFRNYFFADDGVLKIKVNPTQDEKITIHGEQDSLLGAWHGTESNPIEITGPLFTSSGMYNFEIEIRTIDEPTNIIENAGVYNADLSLIETVSFMQKDSENNDVEFRSKSYFDSISNFKYDYEAKQVTFEMPFDWSEKQLSHVSVVHVETHFPKDFVEFLSPSYSAYVNDIELFKSSVSVDDYTEDHERIVHLVMLEDHLRFLKNEMKKNDEPLPDNMSFRISASTDTAFPLEAYTKSEDFKVNLSWDPVEVEPGVDTNFIFTIRDGRTNDPLRNSDYTFVLIQNGKEIHRVSGSAQVGGEFEKFTFAEDQTGPTIIKFENIRNTGQETEFALVVVPEFGTVAMIILAVAMIGTIALRGKYPTLSLS encoded by the coding sequence ATGTTGTCTCTAAAAAAATTTTCAGTCATTGTTCTTGTGATGTGTTTGGTATTTCCTGCAAGTAATGTCTATGGACATGGATTTGGGATTGAAACAATATCTGCAATTGATGTTCAAGGCAAAAATTTGTCAATTTCAGTAGAGATGCCAATGTATTTTGAAAATGCCCAAGAACAAATCACAATTACAGCAACTGAAGATAAAACAAAGGAGAACGCAAAAAATGTTACATTCCTCATTGGATTATTCCATGAAAATGAAATGATATTTAGAAATTATTTTTTTGCCGATGATGGAGTGTTGAAAATTAAAGTAAACCCAACACAAGATGAAAAAATTACAATTCATGGCGAGCAAGACTCGTTACTTGGAGCATGGCATGGAACAGAATCAAATCCAATTGAAATTACAGGTCCATTATTTACTTCATCTGGTATGTATAATTTTGAGATTGAGATTAGAACTATTGATGAGCCTACCAACATTATAGAGAATGCTGGTGTCTATAATGCTGATTTGAGCCTCATTGAGACTGTCTCTTTTATGCAAAAGGATTCAGAAAACAATGATGTAGAGTTTAGATCAAAGTCCTACTTTGATTCAATTTCTAATTTCAAGTATGATTATGAGGCTAAACAGGTTACATTTGAAATGCCATTTGATTGGAGTGAAAAGCAATTATCACACGTATCAGTAGTTCATGTCGAAACTCATTTTCCAAAAGATTTTGTAGAGTTTCTGTCTCCTAGCTATTCTGCATATGTAAATGACATTGAATTATTCAAATCTTCAGTATCTGTTGATGATTATACTGAAGACCATGAAAGAATCGTTCACCTTGTAATGTTGGAAGATCATTTGCGATTTTTGAAAAATGAAATGAAAAAAAATGATGAACCGCTACCAGACAATATGAGTTTTAGAATATCTGCTAGTACAGATACGGCATTTCCATTAGAAGCCTATACAAAAAGTGAGGACTTTAAAGTAAATCTGTCATGGGATCCTGTAGAAGTTGAGCCAGGAGTTGATACTAATTTTATTTTTACAATTAGAGACGGAAGAACAAATGATCCATTAAGAAATTCTGATTATACATTTGTATTAATACAAAATGGAAAAGAAATTCATCGTGTATCTGGTTCAGCTCAAGTTGGAGGAGAGTTTGAGAAATTTACCTTTGCTGAAGATCAAACTGGTCCTACAATAATTAAATTTGAAAACATTAGAAATACAGGACAAGAAACAGAGTTTGCCCTAGTTGTTGTACCTGAGTTTGGTACAGTTGCGATGATAATTCTAGCAGTTGCCATGATTGGGACTATTGCATTAAGAGGAAAATATCCTACTTTATCCCTATCTTGA
- the pyrB gene encoding aspartate carbamoyltransferase, which translates to MNQFYHKDIISIKDFDKESLESIFSATNKIMQLDPAERREICKGKTLGYLFYEPSTRTRLSFDAAMASIGGNSLGISSVSSSSTQKGESLADTVRIMSIYSDVLVLRHTLDGSSRFAAEVSDKPVINAGSGTEEHPTQAIQDLFTIKKEKKKIDGLKIGIVGDLKYGRTVYSLLYGLGNYDVDVHLISPESLKIRSDSVYEIKKRLDFAESTDITETIDELDVLYVTRIQKERFPDEEEYLKVKGSYVVGLDLIKQMKDDAIVMHPLPRIDEISPDVDKTKNAKYFEQAEYGKYTRAAILGLTLNENGF; encoded by the coding sequence ATGAACCAGTTCTACCATAAAGATATCATCTCAATTAAGGACTTTGACAAGGAATCACTAGAATCAATATTTTCTGCAACCAATAAAATAATGCAATTAGATCCTGCTGAAAGAAGGGAGATCTGCAAAGGCAAAACTTTGGGATATTTGTTTTATGAACCAAGTACTAGAACACGACTAAGTTTTGATGCTGCAATGGCATCTATTGGAGGAAATTCGTTAGGAATCTCAAGTGTGTCTTCATCTTCAACTCAAAAAGGTGAGAGTCTTGCTGATACTGTAAGAATAATGTCGATTTATTCTGATGTCCTTGTATTGAGACATACCTTGGATGGCTCTAGCAGATTTGCAGCTGAAGTTTCTGATAAACCAGTAATCAATGCAGGAAGTGGTACTGAAGAGCATCCAACTCAAGCAATTCAAGATTTATTCACAATCAAAAAAGAAAAGAAAAAGATTGATGGTCTAAAGATTGGAATCGTAGGAGATCTCAAATATGGACGAACAGTTTACTCTCTACTTTATGGACTAGGAAATTATGATGTTGATGTTCACTTAATTTCTCCTGAATCACTAAAAATTAGATCTGATTCAGTTTATGAAATTAAAAAGAGATTAGATTTTGCAGAATCAACTGACATTACAGAAACAATAGATGAACTTGATGTGCTCTATGTTACAAGAATTCAAAAGGAGAGATTTCCCGATGAAGAAGAATATCTCAAGGTCAAAGGAAGTTATGTAGTAGGATTAGATTTGATTAAACAGATGAAAGATGATGCAATTGTTATGCATCCGCTTCCAAGAATTGATGAAATCTCACCAGATGTTGATAAGACAAAAAATGCAAAATACTTTGAGCAAGCTGAATATGGAAAATATACCCGTGCTGCAATTTTGGGCTTGACACTTAATGAAAATGGATTTTAA
- a CDS encoding ATP synthase subunit C codes for MLLLAASAISILGSTGVAFAAEDGASSGDSMKILGAGLAFGLAALGAGLGLGQVGAAGLAVISENPALQSKVFIFVGMVESIAIYGIVMMFIILGQ; via the coding sequence ATGTTACTTTTGGCAGCATCAGCAATTTCAATTCTAGGTTCAACTGGGGTTGCATTTGCAGCAGAAGATGGTGCATCTAGTGGCGACTCTATGAAAATCCTTGGTGCTGGTCTTGCATTTGGTTTGGCAGCACTTGGAGCAGGATTGGGTCTTGGTCAAGTAGGTGCAGCAGGTCTTGCAGTCATTAGTGAGAACCCAGCTTTACAATCTAAGGTGTTCATCTTCGTAGGTATGGTAGAATCAATTGCTATCTACGGTATAGTTATGATGTTTATCATCTTAGGACAATAG
- a CDS encoding V-type ATP synthase subunit A has translation MAAQGRIVWVSGPAVRADGMSDAKMYETVTVGNSKLVGEVIRLTGDVAFIQVYESTSGLKPGEPVIGTGNPLSVLLGPGIIGQLYDGIQRPLRELSKASGSFIGRGITTTPVDMTKKYHFVPTVSNGDVVHPGFIIGTVQETDLIEHSIMVPPDHPGGVISNLVSEGDYDLETVLASTEKDGESIQLKMYHKWPVRKPRPYNKRYDPTVPLLTGQRVIDTFFPIAKGGTGSIPGAFGTGKTVTLHQIAKWADSQVVVYIGCGERGNEMTEVLVEFPHLKDPRSGKPLMDRTVLVANTSNMPVAAREASIYTGVTIAEYYRDMGKDVVLVADSTSRWAEALREMSGRLEEMPAEEGYPSYLASRLAEFYERAGRVQASGSPERDGSVTLIGAVSPSGGDFTEPVTTHTMRFIKTFWALDAKLAYSRHYPSINWMNSYSGYLADIAKWWSKNISEDWFKIRSETYGILQREDTLKEIVRLLGPEALPDEEKLILEVARMVKIALLQQNSFDDVDTYCSPEKQFKLMKLLVDFYNKGQQALKEGAALSDIRELGVVSSILKARMDIKDDEMPKLDQLDKDMQEQFKSITGVKVSN, from the coding sequence ATGGCAGCTCAAGGTAGAATTGTATGGGTAAGTGGTCCTGCTGTAAGAGCAGATGGTATGTCTGATGCAAAAATGTATGAGACTGTTACTGTTGGTAATTCAAAATTAGTAGGCGAAGTAATTCGTTTAACTGGTGATGTTGCATTTATTCAAGTTTATGAGTCAACAAGTGGATTAAAACCAGGTGAACCTGTAATTGGTACTGGAAACCCACTTAGTGTATTATTAGGTCCGGGAATTATTGGACAACTCTATGATGGAATTCAAAGACCTCTAAGAGAATTATCAAAAGCTTCTGGTTCCTTCATCGGAAGAGGTATTACAACTACTCCAGTAGACATGACCAAAAAATATCACTTTGTTCCAACTGTATCTAATGGCGATGTAGTTCATCCAGGATTTATCATCGGCACTGTTCAGGAAACTGATCTTATTGAACACTCTATCATGGTTCCTCCAGATCATCCAGGTGGTGTTATCTCAAATTTAGTATCTGAAGGAGATTATGATTTAGAAACCGTTTTGGCATCTACTGAGAAAGACGGTGAATCCATTCAACTCAAAATGTATCACAAATGGCCAGTACGAAAACCACGTCCTTACAATAAGAGATATGATCCTACTGTTCCATTACTTACCGGTCAACGAGTAATTGATACATTCTTCCCAATCGCAAAAGGAGGAACTGGTTCAATCCCTGGAGCATTTGGAACTGGAAAGACAGTTACATTGCATCAGATTGCAAAATGGGCAGATTCTCAAGTTGTAGTCTACATTGGTTGCGGTGAAAGAGGAAACGAAATGACCGAAGTATTAGTTGAATTTCCACATCTTAAAGATCCACGTAGTGGAAAACCACTTATGGATAGAACCGTTCTTGTTGCAAATACTAGTAACATGCCAGTAGCAGCAAGAGAGGCTAGTATCTACACTGGTGTAACAATTGCCGAATATTATAGAGATATGGGAAAAGACGTTGTACTTGTAGCAGATTCAACAAGTAGATGGGCCGAAGCACTCAGAGAAATGAGTGGTAGATTAGAAGAGATGCCTGCAGAAGAAGGTTATCCATCATATCTTGCATCAAGGTTAGCAGAATTTTATGAAAGAGCAGGTCGTGTTCAAGCTTCTGGAAGTCCAGAACGTGATGGTTCAGTTACTTTGATTGGTGCAGTATCACCATCTGGTGGTGACTTTACAGAACCAGTTACAACTCACACAATGAGATTTATCAAAACTTTCTGGGCTTTGGATGCAAAACTTGCATACTCTAGACACTACCCATCAATTAACTGGATGAACAGCTATTCTGGTTATCTTGCAGATATTGCTAAGTGGTGGAGTAAGAACATCAGTGAGGATTGGTTTAAGATTAGAAGTGAAACTTATGGTATCTTACAAAGAGAAGACACGCTAAAAGAAATTGTCAGACTCTTAGGACCTGAAGCACTACCTGATGAAGAAAAATTAATTCTTGAAGTTGCAAGAATGGTAAAGATTGCTTTGTTACAACAAAACTCATTTGATGATGTTGATACTTATTGTAGTCCTGAAAAACAATTCAAATTAATGAAATTACTAGTAGACTTTTACAACAAAGGACAGCAAGCACTCAAAGAAGGAGCAGCACTATCTGACATACGCGAACTTGGTGTAGTTTCAAGTATACTCAAAGCAAGAATGGATATCAAAGATGATGAGATGCCAAAACTTGATCAATTAGATAAAGATATGCAAGAACAATTCAAATCAATTACAGGAGTTAAAGTTTCAAATTGA
- a CDS encoding WD40/YVTN/BNR-like repeat-containing protein → MESKKKIFVASAIIVVIVVVAISLVDSSLISESTENTDYSKTNDSRIIDWRHVHGVGLDPEDSSILYIATHGDFYQSISGSPPVKVDKVRADYMAFNAPPIPGIPLYASGHPSTGGNTGLIKSNDGGITWEHVSNVIEPPVDFHAMAISKQNPEMIIGFDSGARGLFKTTDAGKTWDTLEYPEYISALAISPNNSELIFAGTGKGIFKSENGGNTWIHLDAYRDLAVFALAFDDDGKLFASVKTFGLVQSDDLGDSWESFQHVDLTVTSIAADSQHKEIYVGGYSSGGFQEVYKIKYDSSTYDKIGTNKGLR, encoded by the coding sequence TTGGAATCTAAGAAAAAAATATTTGTGGCCAGTGCAATTATAGTAGTAATAGTAGTTGTAGCAATATCTCTAGTTGACTCATCTCTTATTTCAGAATCTACTGAAAATACTGATTATTCTAAAACAAATGACTCACGAATAATTGATTGGCGTCATGTTCACGGTGTTGGTCTAGATCCTGAAGATAGTTCTATTTTGTACATTGCAACTCATGGTGATTTCTATCAAAGTATCAGTGGCTCTCCCCCTGTCAAAGTAGACAAGGTAAGAGCTGATTATATGGCATTTAATGCACCTCCAATTCCAGGCATTCCACTTTATGCAAGTGGTCATCCATCTACTGGGGGAAATACTGGATTGATCAAAAGTAATGATGGCGGAATTACTTGGGAGCATGTTTCAAATGTAATAGAACCTCCTGTTGATTTTCATGCAATGGCAATAAGCAAACAAAACCCAGAAATGATAATTGGGTTTGATAGTGGTGCAAGAGGCTTGTTCAAAACTACAGATGCTGGAAAAACTTGGGACACTCTAGAGTATCCAGAATACATTTCTGCACTAGCAATATCACCTAATAATTCTGAACTAATCTTTGCAGGAACTGGCAAAGGAATCTTCAAATCAGAAAATGGGGGAAATACTTGGATTCATCTTGATGCATATAGGGATTTGGCTGTATTTGCATTGGCATTTGATGATGATGGGAAACTGTTTGCGTCAGTCAAAACATTCGGTCTTGTACAATCAGATGACCTTGGTGATTCGTGGGAAAGCTTCCAGCATGTTGATCTTACAGTTACAAGCATAGCTGCAGATTCACAACACAAAGAAATCTACGTTGGAGGTTATTCATCTGGGGGATTTCAAGAAGTCTATAAAATAAAATATGATTCAAGCACTTATGATAAGATTGGAACCAATAAAGGGTTGAGATGA
- a CDS encoding LON peptidase substrate-binding domain-containing protein has translation MTQTKVIPIFPLDLVLFPRQELPLRIFEPRYKQLVDDCMIGDGQFGVCLLDENNTVNGWNSPKLVGTIAKITKCEDVEMDGLQLHIETIGRNSFKIKKIIPPSIPQPENYDPLSVEGHQEISNIHEKIGTEEKMYIQAEVEMIPEIDENISLEKWEKLVELWKKKIVRQALPQVVEPHALDHVLEQYYLTTDTPTVDYIYSLSALGAKDPNELQPILEATTMDELILSVEELLTVK, from the coding sequence TTGACACAAACTAAAGTAATTCCAATTTTTCCATTAGACTTAGTTCTATTCCCTAGACAAGAACTCCCCCTTAGAATTTTTGAGCCACGATACAAGCAATTAGTTGATGATTGCATGATAGGTGATGGTCAATTTGGTGTCTGTCTTCTTGATGAAAATAATACTGTAAATGGTTGGAACTCACCTAAATTAGTTGGAACTATTGCTAAAATTACTAAATGTGAAGACGTTGAGATGGATGGCTTACAACTCCACATTGAAACTATAGGAAGAAATTCATTTAAGATAAAAAAAATCATTCCTCCATCTATACCCCAACCTGAAAACTATGATCCATTATCAGTTGAAGGACATCAAGAAATTTCTAACATTCATGAAAAAATTGGAACAGAAGAAAAAATGTACATTCAGGCAGAAGTTGAAATGATTCCAGAAATTGATGAAAATATTTCTCTAGAAAAATGGGAGAAATTAGTTGAATTGTGGAAAAAGAAAATTGTAAGACAAGCATTACCTCAAGTTGTGGAACCTCATGCTTTAGATCATGTATTGGAGCAATACTATCTAACTACTGATACACCTACTGTTGATTACATTTACTCATTATCTGCACTTGGTGCAAAAGATCCTAATGAACTTCAACCGATTTTGGAGGCCACAACTATGGATGAATTAATTTTAAGCGTAGAAGAATTACTGACAGTAAAATAA
- a CDS encoding V-type ATP synthase subunit B — protein sequence MTTEGGVQYSKIAEIKGPLVVVDDVENAAFDELVEIETSDGERRLGKVLEVGNGKAIVQVFEGTTGLSISGTNAKFVGKVMEMPVSKEVLGRVFDGLGRPKDGLPDPIADQFIDINGEPMNPEQREYPKDFIQTGVSVIDGLMTLVRGQKLPIFSGSGMSHNLLAAQIARQASVVGTSDDFAVVFAAIGVQYSEAEYFRRSLEESGALKRSVLFLNTADDPAIERIITPRVALTVAEYLAFELGMHVLVVITDMTNYAEALREISAAREEVPGRKGYPGYLYTDLSTLYERAGKLNGKKGSVTQVPILSMPSDDITHPIPDLTGYITEGQIVVGRDLFRQGVYPPINILMSLSRLMKDGIGEGSTRADHSEVANQVYDAYSRAQEVRALAGIVGKAGLTEIDLKYMDVGDTFEKEFLTQATDENRTIEETLTLMWKIVSKLPKNEITKIKDKFVDQYYKEE from the coding sequence TTGACAACAGAAGGCGGAGTCCAATACAGCAAGATTGCAGAAATCAAAGGTCCGCTAGTTGTAGTTGACGATGTTGAAAATGCAGCATTTGATGAACTAGTTGAAATTGAAACTTCTGATGGTGAGAGACGATTAGGAAAAGTTCTCGAAGTAGGAAACGGTAAAGCCATTGTCCAGGTCTTTGAGGGAACAACAGGATTATCAATTTCTGGAACTAATGCAAAATTTGTAGGTAAGGTCATGGAAATGCCAGTATCAAAAGAGGTACTAGGTAGAGTATTTGATGGATTAGGTAGACCAAAAGATGGACTACCAGATCCAATCGCTGATCAATTTATTGACATTAATGGTGAACCAATGAATCCAGAACAACGTGAATATCCAAAAGATTTCATCCAAACTGGTGTATCTGTAATCGATGGATTGATGACTCTGGTTAGAGGACAAAAACTTCCAATCTTTTCAGGTTCTGGAATGTCTCACAATCTTTTGGCAGCACAAATCGCAAGACAAGCAAGTGTTGTTGGTACAAGTGATGACTTTGCCGTAGTCTTTGCAGCAATTGGTGTGCAGTACAGTGAGGCAGAATATTTTAGACGAAGTCTTGAAGAATCTGGTGCATTAAAGAGAAGTGTTCTATTTCTAAATACAGCAGATGATCCTGCAATTGAGAGAATCATTACTCCTCGTGTAGCATTAACTGTCGCTGAATATTTGGCATTTGAATTGGGAATGCACGTTTTAGTTGTAATTACAGATATGACAAACTATGCAGAAGCACTAAGAGAGATTAGTGCAGCAAGAGAGGAAGTTCCTGGAAGAAAAGGATATCCTGGTTATCTTTACACTGACCTTTCAACACTTTATGAAAGAGCAGGAAAACTTAATGGCAAAAAAGGAAGTGTTACACAAGTTCCAATTTTATCAATGCCATCTGATGATATCACTCATCCAATTCCTGACCTTACAGGTTACATTACTGAAGGACAAATAGTAGTTGGTAGAGATTTGTTCAGACAAGGAGTTTATCCACCAATCAATATTTTGATGAGTCTTAGTAGACTGATGAAAGACGGTATTGGTGAAGGAAGTACAAGAGCTGATCACAGTGAAGTTGCTAACCAAGTTTATGATGCATATTCAAGAGCACAAGAAGTTAGAGCATTAGCTGGAATTGTAGGTAAAGCAGGACTAACTGAAATTGATCTGAAATACATGGATGTAGGTGATACTTTTGAAAAAGAATTCCTTACACAAGCAACTGATGAGAACAGAACCATCGAAGAAACGCTTACTCTAATGTGGAAGATTGTGTCAAAATTACCAAAGAATGAGATTACTAAAATCAAAGATAAATTCGTAGATCAATATTACAAGGAAGAGTAA
- the pyrI gene encoding aspartate carbamoyltransferase regulatory subunit, translated as MEQSELMVRRIKEGTVIDHIDGGKGLQVLSALRIDGGDGELITIALNVPSGKFKKKDIIKIENKFLKDDDTNKLAVIAPKATINMIKDFKLVEKRRVSLPNEIDRIFRCSNPDCITNSTEHIESIMDVIDKEGRVLKCRYCARVLDVNKLKYN; from the coding sequence ATGGAACAGTCCGAACTTATGGTTCGACGAATCAAAGAAGGCACTGTAATTGACCATATTGATGGAGGTAAGGGCCTTCAGGTTCTTAGTGCATTAAGAATTGATGGGGGAGATGGCGAATTAATCACCATAGCGCTAAATGTCCCAAGTGGTAAATTTAAGAAAAAAGACATCATAAAAATTGAAAACAAGTTTCTAAAAGATGATGACACAAACAAGCTTGCAGTTATTGCACCAAAGGCAACAATCAACATGATAAAGGATTTCAAGCTTGTAGAGAAGAGAAGAGTATCACTTCCAAATGAGATTGATAGAATATTTCGCTGCTCAAATCCTGATTGTATTACAAACAGTACAGAACACATCGAATCGATAATGGATGTAATTGACAAAGAAGGAAGAGTGCTCAAATGCAGATATTGTGCCAGAGTTCTAGATGTTAATAAGCTAAAATATAATTAA
- a CDS encoding V-type ATP synthase subunit D, whose protein sequence is MSFGQNVAATKIELFKYKKSTQIAAMVQQILDDKRKVLLKNIEEMIQEASKARGGIWDPLQDIYKSVNEAYLALGTNTVDSVAESTPPVMEVELHVRRVVDVKIPALTVTEKDTKSMPYGFADTNSSIDRASKQIKELMPKICKAAEYENSIFSLAKALEKTQKLLNALENVIIPQYKENIRFILSTLEEREREEFAKLKKVKEKMESGK, encoded by the coding sequence ATGTCATTTGGACAAAACGTTGCAGCAACAAAAATTGAGCTTTTCAAATACAAAAAATCAACTCAAATTGCTGCGATGGTTCAGCAAATTTTAGATGATAAACGTAAAGTTCTCTTAAAAAATATTGAAGAGATGATTCAAGAAGCATCAAAAGCTAGAGGTGGAATCTGGGATCCATTACAAGATATTTACAAATCAGTTAACGAAGCATATCTTGCACTAGGCACAAACACTGTTGACTCTGTTGCAGAATCAACTCCACCAGTAATGGAGGTAGAACTTCACGTTAGAAGAGTAGTTGATGTAAAAATTCCTGCACTTACAGTTACTGAAAAAGATACAAAATCAATGCCCTATGGATTTGCAGATACAAATTCCTCAATTGATAGAGCTTCAAAACAAATCAAAGAGTTAATGCCAAAAATTTGCAAAGCTGCAGAATATGAAAATTCCATTTTTAGTCTTGCAAAGGCATTAGAAAAGACTCAAAAATTGCTAAATGCTCTTGAAAATGTCATTATTCCACAATACAAAGAAAATATTCGATTTATTCTATCTACTCTTGAGGAAAGAGAAAGAGAAGAATTCGCAAAGTTAAAAAAAGTGAAAGAAAAGATGGAAAGTGGAAAATAA
- a CDS encoding cation transporter: MPDDDDLPKDLAHITPAYKRALWVVVLINVGYGLAEMIGGFLADSQALKADALDFLGDGSITFLGLLAIGWGLKLRARSALLQGIFLGVMGIAVLGYTIYRTQVLHVPEAGMMGVFGFGALLINVLAVIILLPHRKGDANVRAVWLFSRNDALGNILVIVGAGFVFLTGTSYPDLIVAGIIASLFLQSSFSIIKDARNDLKQSKST, encoded by the coding sequence ATGCCAGATGATGATGATCTGCCAAAAGATCTTGCTCATATCACACCTGCATACAAACGCGCATTATGGGTTGTTGTTTTAATCAATGTAGGTTACGGACTTGCAGAAATGATTGGGGGATTCTTGGCAGATTCTCAAGCACTAAAAGCTGACGCACTTGATTTTCTAGGTGACGGTTCAATCACATTCTTGGGATTACTTGCAATAGGATGGGGTTTGAAATTACGTGCTCGCTCAGCTCTTCTACAAGGAATCTTTCTTGGCGTAATGGGAATAGCAGTACTTGGTTATACGATATATCGCACACAAGTTCTGCATGTTCCAGAAGCTGGAATGATGGGAGTCTTTGGCTTTGGTGCACTTTTGATAAATGTACTTGCTGTTATCATATTGCTTCCACATAGAAAGGGTGACGCTAACGTACGTGCAGTATGGCTCTTTAGCCGAAATGACGCACTAGGTAATATTTTGGTAATAGTTGGTGCAGGTTTTGTCTTTTTGACAGGAACCTCATACCCTGACCTTATAGTAGCTGGAATAATTGCAAGTCTCTTTTTACAATCATCATTCTCAATAATTAAAGACGCTAGAAATGATCTAAAACAATCTAAATCAACGTAA
- a CDS encoding Cdc6/Cdc18 family protein translates to MDKKELRKIVGDVRKQNSIFSNKSFLDNLMVPNSIVGRESESKKLVDYLLSYEKGLVVPLVSIYGRSGSGKSTIVQFVCENLDLDFCYVNFRKAKTVFGCVNLILSEMGHPNLKNAQGINSAFLILERLIKETLEKSGNSLFVLCLDEFDTLFYDKRGKPSDFVYKLVVLVEKLRALKKHMCIVTISNKVLSEFNLDDRVISRIGASEIYFDSYSQSDVLKIIRNRAKKSFLKKIDDDVLQHCANISSEEHGDARRAIDLLRTSGEIAGIENKKISKRHIDEAVSQLQKNQITTIISGGSYHFRLACAALSRLTYVNDEGWHSTSDLFKQYQQIISSDTRQISYRRFSEMLVELVNSGIAVSKTESRGRHGYGSQFKLSVDPDLIGNSCFPDWWPSVVESKKRKDDAIRSMKALKSLSFGRRRSRFGNLYGDLGL, encoded by the coding sequence TTGGATAAGAAGGAACTGCGTAAAATTGTCGGTGATGTAAGAAAACAAAATTCCATATTTTCTAACAAATCATTTCTTGATAATCTAATGGTTCCAAATTCAATAGTTGGACGAGAATCAGAATCAAAAAAATTAGTAGACTATTTGCTCTCATATGAAAAGGGCCTGGTTGTTCCGCTAGTTTCAATTTATGGTAGAAGCGGATCTGGAAAATCAACCATTGTCCAATTTGTTTGTGAAAATTTAGATTTGGATTTTTGTTATGTAAATTTCAGAAAAGCAAAGACCGTCTTTGGCTGTGTCAACCTAATCCTATCTGAGATGGGACATCCAAACCTAAAAAATGCTCAGGGAATAAACTCTGCATTTTTAATTTTGGAGAGATTGATAAAAGAGACACTTGAGAAATCTGGAAACTCTCTATTTGTTTTATGTCTTGACGAATTTGATACACTATTTTATGACAAACGAGGCAAGCCTTCAGACTTTGTTTACAAACTTGTCGTCCTTGTAGAAAAACTTCGAGCATTAAAAAAACACATGTGTATTGTAACAATATCAAACAAAGTGTTATCTGAATTTAATTTAGATGACAGAGTCATATCTAGAATTGGAGCTTCGGAGATTTACTTTGATTCTTATTCTCAAAGCGATGTGCTAAAGATAATTCGCAATAGAGCAAAAAAATCATTTTTAAAAAAAATAGATGATGACGTTTTGCAGCATTGCGCCAATATTAGCTCAGAAGAACACGGTGATGCAAGACGTGCAATTGATCTTCTTAGGACCAGTGGCGAAATAGCTGGAATTGAAAACAAGAAAATCTCAAAGAGGCATATAGATGAGGCAGTTTCCCAGCTACAAAAAAATCAGATAACTACTATAATTTCTGGCGGCTCGTATCATTTCAGGCTTGCGTGTGCTGCACTATCCAGGCTCACATATGTCAATGATGAAGGATGGCACAGCACATCTGATCTATTCAAGCAGTATCAGCAAATTATCTCCTCTGATACTAGGCAGATATCTTACAGACGATTCTCAGAGATGCTAGTTGAATTGGTAAACTCTGGCATTGCAGTATCAAAAACGGAATCTAGGGGACGACATGGGTATGGTAGCCAATTCAAGCTTTCAGTTGATCCTGATTTGATTGGTAACTCTTGTTTTCCTGACTGGTGGCCCAGTGTTGTAGAATCAAAAAAGAGAAAAGACGACGCAATTAGAAGTATGAAAGCCCTCAAGTCGCTTTCTTTTGGAAGACGTCGTTCACGATTTGGTAACCTATATGGTGATCTTGGATTGTGA